From a region of the Desulfobacterales bacterium genome:
- a CDS encoding peptide chain release factor 3 — MDAHTQKEINRRRTFGIISHPDAGKTTLTEKLLLFGGAIQQAGAVKAKHAARHATSDWMSIEKERGISVTTSVMKFNYRNFEVNLLDTPGHQDFSEDTYRVLTAVDSALMVVDNAKGVETQTEKLMEVCRMRNTPIITFINKLDREGMAPMDILDDIENKLQIECTPLSWPIGMGKRFKGVYNLFHKQLHLFTPGRDIRGQDGVVITDLSDPVLDSLLGTQAQELREDIELIKGAANPFELSHFLKGSQTPVFFGSAINNFGVQEMLDAFVEMAPPPGPRATVSREVSPYENAFSGFAFKIQANMNPAHRDRIAFVRICSGKFTRGMKVVHHRIGKEVALANATIFMAQDRSNVTEAFPGDIIGIHNHGTIKIGDTFSEKELLKFTGIPNFAPEHFRRVRLKNPLKAKHLQKGLTQLAEEGAVQVFKPITGSDYILGAVGVLQFDVTMARLKAEYGVDAIYEPVDFAVARWIECSDRKKLAEFEKKNMHNLARDSQGCLSYLTTSEFRLKYCMEEWPEVAFYKTRDII, encoded by the coding sequence ATGGACGCACATACACAAAAAGAAATCAACCGGAGGCGGACCTTCGGCATCATCAGCCATCCGGATGCCGGCAAGACCACGTTGACGGAAAAGCTGCTCCTTTTCGGCGGCGCCATCCAGCAGGCCGGGGCGGTCAAGGCCAAGCATGCCGCCCGCCATGCAACCAGCGACTGGATGTCCATTGAAAAGGAAAGAGGCATTTCAGTGACGACTTCGGTGATGAAATTCAATTATCGGAATTTTGAAGTTAATCTTCTCGACACCCCGGGCCACCAGGATTTCTCCGAAGACACTTACCGGGTGCTGACCGCCGTGGACAGCGCCCTGATGGTGGTCGACAATGCCAAGGGGGTTGAAACCCAGACCGAGAAGCTCATGGAAGTCTGCCGGATGCGCAACACCCCCATCATTACCTTCATCAATAAGCTCGACCGTGAGGGCATGGCCCCCATGGATATCCTGGATGACATCGAAAATAAGCTCCAGATCGAATGCACGCCGCTTTCCTGGCCCATCGGGATGGGCAAACGCTTTAAAGGGGTCTACAACCTCTTTCACAAACAGCTGCACCTGTTCACTCCCGGCCGCGACATCCGCGGGCAGGACGGCGTCGTGATTACGGATTTGTCGGATCCGGTCCTGGACAGCCTGCTGGGCACACAGGCGCAAGAGCTGCGGGAAGACATTGAACTGATCAAGGGTGCGGCAAACCCCTTTGAGCTTTCGCACTTTTTAAAGGGAAGCCAGACGCCGGTTTTTTTCGGCAGCGCCATCAACAATTTCGGTGTCCAGGAGATGCTGGATGCATTCGTAGAAATGGCGCCCCCTCCGGGTCCGCGTGCGACCGTCTCCCGTGAAGTGTCGCCGTACGAAAATGCCTTTTCGGGTTTTGCTTTTAAAATCCAGGCCAATATGAACCCGGCCCATCGTGACCGGATCGCGTTTGTCAGGATCTGCTCGGGCAAGTTCACCCGGGGGATGAAAGTGGTTCACCACCGCATCGGAAAAGAAGTCGCCCTGGCCAATGCGACGATATTCATGGCCCAGGACAGGTCCAATGTGACCGAGGCTTTTCCCGGGGACATTATCGGCATCCACAACCACGGCACCATCAAGATCGGCGACACCTTCAGCGAGAAGGAACTTTTGAAATTCACCGGCATACCGAACTTCGCGCCGGAGCATTTCAGGCGGGTTCGCCTGAAAAACCCCCTCAAGGCCAAGCACCTCCAGAAGGGCCTGACCCAGCTTGCGGAAGAAGGCGCGGTCCAGGTTTTCAAGCCGATTACGGGAAGCGACTATATCCTGGGGGCGGTGGGCGTCCTCCAATTCGACGTTACCATGGCCCGGCTCAAGGCCGAATATGGCGTGGATGCGATCTATGAACCGGTGGACTTTGCGGTGGCGCGCTGGATCGAGTGTAGTGACCGCAAAAAACTGGCCGAATTTGAGAAAAAGAATATGCACAACCTGGCCAGGGATTCCCAGGGCTGCCTGTCCTATCTCACAACCAGTGAATTCCGGCTCAAATACTGCATGGAAGAATGGCCGGAG